One region of Mycolicibacterium rhodesiae NBB3 genomic DNA includes:
- a CDS encoding nuclear transport factor 2 family protein — translation MAENRRACASCGAPNEEDARFCEGCGGSLARICVTCGVEASATARFCRGCGAPLNDQTTQPRMPVAGPVRKTVTVMFADLAGSTTFEERVDPETAREVIGRYHELLRSTAERHRAGVTKYIGDGFMAVWGVPEIGADDAVHAVDAAVELQERFVGLAAQIDESHGVELALRVSVNTGEVVVGADDADLVGDALNVGARLESECPRGRVVVGEETWRATRGHYGYESLGKVHVKGRTAPVAVYQWVARQSETTDTAPFVGRGDEVRRLQAAMDDAVSACAARLVTVIGDPGVGKSRLAAEFTRSQVDARVIEARCVLEGTVALSPLVEVLRALDLENDIPASTPERDRLLRDLHGLADGVPGSVEENFWALRRFVEVLATRTPVVLVLDDIQWADTLLLDFIEHLLEWVKDVPVLVLSLARPELRDIRPELVTVSRWGSEAVHLGGLDAGATAELAARVLGATRLPDELLNRLPSSTGGNPLFVRELIGMLAHDGVLIEESHGWRLTIDVDAITIPPTIHALLASRLERLDATDRRVLEIASVVGSDFSLGPVRALADKGTEGIKLSLNRLRRLELAQPSGAYVGDEPVWRFHHVLIRDVAYRRLLKSDRANLHERLADWVASGGQSVAFDADEMIARHLEAAHSYRRELGTADEHTGDLALRSARHYTTSARRALDRDELVSAGTQAARGAAVAAADGALHAELLLIGCEAYLSAGDVAAGAPLVDDLDRIADESLAPWATCYRCQFVVYTEPERLPDVDTRLQGAIDEFTRRKDSAGLAKAHRVRASARSRLGRIGDCEADLFEALIAARHSGDHRQITAALGAAPGAALWGPSPVPKAGGRCLDVVRMQRMTTAAPSLEATSLRHLAVLELLRGRPDKARKMLADARQVVADLGLRHGLMETELFAGIIESMEGDAVAAEPHFRTALDGFKALGVSADAGQAAALLARMVLAQGRIDEADCYAAESERLAGRNLKTAIGWRAVRAEILAAQERYEEAVALARDAVAVAAGTDLVLDHADACLALRRVLDAAGDTEGANAARAKAEMLYAAKEVTARIGRVPPAASPTPTVTPSETTSSPSRLQVTNQSCAFLPAFVRALHAFDVDGALSAFSDRFVYDDHRRLSGDPITGLVEMRRAIERIFEQYSQFEFRVLAVRGQSLNLLWSRWSDTHGNQTSTLYVNEADDDGRVLYHGRFDEDDFEKAYRELDRRYYAGEGVVFAESGALTTECLSAVNQGDFDRLFGELSRSDLRFEPRSRNAFPARSAEDLRASFESLAAMVASSRTWLATVAWVSPEWAVSRFERTAIGLDDERYSWTRILVIGVRGGLLAALCQFEIDDEAAAFAYAEEQSRGFTSRLAVANLASNTFDIVCLAMRDHDAKGAVRVYSKTFAYDDHRRVSGGPVVGIDAMRTGIAMLCEQYPQLEWRTMAVRGELLELRWARQWDDAGNETSGLMVIEVNRSGQIVYQGRFDEDDFDSAIQELDRRYFAGEGAAFAENGIPSSEAPRAMDRNDFGLLFGELCAPDLIVESRSSRAFPHRSAAELRRGFEELNKFVASKRTWNSACAWLSPTVSVIRLEREAIGHDGETYEWAMLLAAEHADGRLITLCEFDPDDEASAFEYAEVKVRAQAGRLVVANKASETLHTLQRAMQAHDIETSTSCYSEIYDYDDHRTISGGAIDSREAMRAAILHVFDQYTDFEHRVLAVRGERAVLFWSKWSDANGNETVGLFVHECEYDGRITHTARFDENDFDAAYRELDQRYYAGEGAEFAEWGNLATEWVAAVNRGDFEKAFGELTAPGAQMESRSRSPFPDPTVSDLGVSYQDLTTMVASMRTWLSIGHWLSHNLWIARFEREAIGHHGEQYSWTWIVVGEARNGQFVSSCIFDIEDEDAAFAYAEERMRTPASRIGVTNRSVQTADMLYRALNAHDIDEVLKHCAEPFTYDDRRRLTGDPIDGRAEVRAAFERVLAQYSHFESRILAVRGDRLHLHWGRWSDDSGNESAALHVFETDGNGRQVYEGRFDEDDFEGAYCELEKRFIAGEGAAYATPITVSMNWITALNRGEVDRMLTEFCTPDVRFQSRSRSAFPERSGAELGASLRELGAMVSSVRTWNSAVHWMSPDCAVVRMQREAQGLDDERYNWTRIYVAEFRSGLLASLCEFELEDEEAAFAYAEERRRASTSRLAVTNRSSDVVRAIVGAATAQDIDAILAHYSERFEYGDHRRLLGHPVHGLSALREAFERILLQYTHSEWRTLAVRGDTLSFHWSRWSDDSGNETAYLHVFEIGDDGLIVYEGRFDEEDFEGACRELERRYYAGEGAAFAVPGVTATEFEMALNARDYDRMFDELAAPDMRLVNRSRSVFGDRSSAEFRASIEELDSMISSVRTWNSAARWLSPNWSIARQEREAVGIDGEQFAWTRIYVAEIRDGRMASLCQFEPDDEAAAFAYAEERIRASTSRLAVTNRSCESAVAMTSAMHDQDIDGIMSLLSEHLEYDDRRQLSGGPIVSRGEFRAAFERILQQYSRFEARILAVRGDRLNLNWSSWSDISGNETSYLHVFEIGDDGRQIYEGRFDEENFEGAYRELEERFYAGEGAEFAEAGNMLTDFTIAANQGDFDRIFGDLSSPDFHVDNRTRSGFPDRPSAQFRASLDELRNMVTSLRTWSSAVCWVSSSWLVFRLEREALGRDGERFSWTRVVASEINDGRVASMCAFEPEDEDQAFAYAEERAQAAASRLAVTNRASERSHAARQAAQARDVDAMVDCYVESFVYDDRRRLSGNPLGDRRSAAEGILAQYAQFDGRTLAVRGDRLCLSWSRWRNDEGFETEYLIVHEVDDSGRFVYEGRFDEDDFEGAYRELTRRHYEGEGAGIAETGRLADDLTTAMDRGEFDRILTELALPEFRLENRSRSIFPDRSAPEMIAGFEEIGRMVVSTRTWNSAVCWLSPSVLIGGFEREAIGADGERYAWGGINVAVQRDGRFASVCLFDAGDEAAAFAYAEECVRQEQQR, via the coding sequence ATGGCCGAAAACCGTCGTGCTTGCGCCAGCTGTGGTGCGCCGAACGAAGAGGATGCCCGCTTCTGCGAAGGTTGCGGCGGATCGCTCGCGCGGATCTGCGTGACGTGCGGCGTGGAAGCCAGTGCGACAGCACGCTTCTGCCGCGGCTGCGGTGCGCCGCTGAACGATCAGACGACGCAGCCGCGCATGCCCGTTGCGGGCCCGGTGCGCAAGACGGTGACCGTCATGTTCGCCGACCTGGCCGGCTCCACCACCTTCGAGGAAAGGGTTGACCCCGAAACCGCCCGTGAGGTCATCGGCCGCTACCACGAGCTGTTGCGTTCGACCGCCGAGCGGCACCGAGCAGGAGTGACCAAGTACATCGGCGACGGCTTCATGGCCGTTTGGGGGGTGCCTGAAATCGGCGCCGACGACGCCGTGCACGCAGTCGACGCTGCAGTCGAGTTGCAGGAGCGTTTCGTCGGCCTTGCCGCGCAGATCGACGAATCTCACGGAGTCGAGTTAGCGCTGCGGGTCTCGGTGAACACAGGCGAGGTCGTCGTCGGGGCCGACGACGCCGACCTTGTCGGGGACGCGCTGAATGTCGGTGCGCGACTGGAATCCGAGTGTCCGCGTGGCCGAGTCGTGGTCGGCGAGGAGACCTGGCGAGCGACCCGCGGCCACTACGGCTACGAGTCCCTCGGCAAGGTGCACGTGAAAGGCCGCACCGCACCGGTGGCGGTATACCAGTGGGTGGCTCGGCAGTCGGAAACCACCGACACGGCTCCGTTCGTCGGGCGGGGCGACGAAGTGCGCCGGCTTCAGGCCGCGATGGACGATGCGGTATCCGCATGCGCGGCAAGGTTGGTCACCGTCATCGGCGATCCGGGCGTCGGCAAGAGCCGACTGGCCGCCGAGTTCACTAGATCCCAGGTCGATGCGCGGGTGATCGAGGCTCGATGCGTCCTCGAAGGCACAGTCGCGCTGAGCCCGCTCGTCGAAGTGCTGCGGGCCCTCGACCTCGAAAATGATATTCCCGCAAGCACTCCCGAGCGTGACCGTCTGCTGCGCGACCTCCACGGTCTCGCCGACGGTGTCCCGGGGTCCGTCGAGGAGAATTTCTGGGCCCTCCGGCGCTTCGTCGAGGTGCTTGCGACGCGCACCCCGGTTGTCCTTGTGCTGGACGACATTCAGTGGGCAGACACCCTGCTACTCGACTTCATCGAGCACCTCCTCGAGTGGGTGAAGGACGTCCCGGTCCTGGTGCTTTCACTCGCCCGGCCGGAACTGCGCGACATCCGGCCCGAACTCGTCACCGTCAGCCGGTGGGGTTCAGAAGCGGTCCACCTCGGCGGACTGGACGCGGGCGCCACCGCCGAGCTCGCGGCCAGGGTGCTGGGGGCCACCCGGCTGCCCGACGAGCTTCTCAACCGGCTGCCATCGTCCACCGGTGGCAATCCCCTGTTCGTGCGTGAGCTGATCGGCATGCTCGCGCACGACGGAGTTCTGATCGAGGAATCGCACGGCTGGCGGCTCACCATCGACGTGGATGCCATCACCATCCCACCGACGATCCACGCACTGCTCGCATCGCGGCTGGAACGCCTCGACGCCACCGATCGCCGCGTGCTGGAGATCGCCTCTGTGGTGGGCAGCGACTTCTCGTTGGGCCCAGTGCGCGCACTCGCCGACAAGGGCACCGAGGGAATCAAGCTCTCCCTCAACCGACTACGCCGACTCGAACTCGCCCAGCCCAGCGGGGCGTACGTCGGCGACGAGCCGGTCTGGCGCTTTCACCACGTGCTGATTCGCGATGTCGCCTACCGCAGGTTGCTCAAGTCCGACCGCGCGAATCTCCATGAGCGGCTGGCTGATTGGGTCGCCTCGGGCGGTCAGAGCGTCGCGTTCGATGCCGACGAGATGATCGCCCGGCACCTCGAAGCCGCCCACTCCTATCGGCGGGAACTCGGCACCGCCGACGAGCACACCGGCGATTTGGCACTGCGGTCCGCCCGCCACTACACCACGTCGGCACGTCGCGCGCTCGACCGCGACGAACTCGTCTCGGCAGGAACTCAGGCGGCGCGCGGTGCGGCGGTCGCGGCCGCCGACGGGGCGCTTCACGCCGAGCTCCTGCTCATCGGGTGCGAGGCGTACCTGTCAGCCGGCGATGTGGCGGCAGGTGCGCCACTGGTCGACGATCTCGACCGCATCGCCGATGAGTCACTGGCGCCGTGGGCCACGTGCTATCGATGCCAATTCGTCGTGTACACCGAACCCGAGCGGTTGCCGGACGTGGACACCCGGCTCCAGGGCGCCATCGACGAGTTCACCCGCCGTAAGGACTCCGCAGGTCTGGCGAAGGCACACCGCGTGCGGGCGAGCGCGAGGTCGCGTCTCGGCAGGATCGGCGACTGCGAGGCCGACCTCTTCGAGGCGTTGATCGCGGCCAGACACAGCGGAGACCATCGACAGATCACCGCCGCGCTGGGCGCAGCCCCTGGGGCGGCGTTGTGGGGACCCAGCCCGGTACCCAAGGCCGGCGGACGGTGCCTCGACGTGGTCCGGATGCAGCGGATGACCACGGCAGCACCATCTCTGGAGGCGACTTCGCTACGCCACCTGGCCGTCCTGGAGCTGCTTCGGGGACGGCCGGACAAGGCGCGCAAGATGCTTGCCGATGCACGGCAGGTGGTCGCCGATCTCGGCCTGCGGCACGGGTTGATGGAGACCGAGCTGTTCGCGGGAATCATCGAGTCGATGGAGGGCGACGCGGTCGCCGCGGAGCCGCACTTCCGGACTGCGCTGGACGGATTCAAGGCTCTCGGCGTCAGCGCAGACGCGGGACAGGCCGCCGCGCTCCTGGCTCGGATGGTGCTGGCGCAAGGACGGATCGACGAAGCCGATTGCTACGCCGCCGAGAGCGAACGGCTTGCGGGCCGCAACTTGAAGACGGCGATCGGCTGGCGCGCCGTCCGGGCGGAGATCCTCGCGGCACAGGAGCGCTATGAGGAGGCTGTTGCGCTCGCCCGCGACGCGGTTGCGGTGGCCGCAGGAACCGACCTGGTGCTCGACCATGCCGACGCGTGTCTTGCGTTGCGTCGAGTGCTGGATGCTGCGGGAGATACCGAGGGCGCCAACGCTGCTCGCGCCAAGGCCGAGATGCTCTACGCCGCGAAAGAGGTGACCGCCAGAATCGGCCGAGTTCCGCCAGCCGCCTCACCAACACCGACGGTGACTCCATCTGAGACAACCAGCTCCCCATCACGGCTGCAAGTCACGAACCAGTCCTGTGCGTTCTTGCCGGCTTTCGTCCGCGCTTTGCACGCCTTCGACGTCGACGGCGCACTCAGCGCATTCTCGGATCGCTTTGTGTACGACGACCACCGACGCCTCAGCGGTGACCCCATAACGGGACTCGTCGAAATGCGACGGGCAATCGAGCGCATTTTCGAGCAATACAGCCAGTTCGAGTTTCGCGTGTTGGCGGTTCGTGGTCAGAGTCTGAATCTCCTCTGGAGCCGATGGTCAGATACCCATGGAAATCAAACCTCGACCCTCTATGTGAACGAGGCTGATGATGATGGCCGGGTCTTGTATCACGGCCGCTTCGACGAGGACGACTTCGAAAAGGCTTACCGCGAACTGGACCGCCGCTACTACGCCGGTGAGGGCGTGGTGTTCGCCGAGTCTGGTGCACTGACAACCGAATGCCTTTCCGCGGTCAACCAAGGGGACTTCGACCGGCTTTTCGGTGAACTCAGCAGGTCCGATTTGCGATTCGAGCCGCGCTCGCGGAATGCGTTCCCCGCCCGCTCGGCCGAGGATCTGCGCGCGAGCTTTGAGTCGCTCGCCGCAATGGTCGCGTCGTCGCGGACCTGGCTGGCGACTGTGGCCTGGGTGTCACCGGAATGGGCCGTCAGCCGGTTCGAGCGCACAGCCATCGGCCTCGACGACGAACGGTACTCATGGACGAGAATTCTCGTGATCGGCGTGCGCGGCGGTCTGCTCGCAGCGTTGTGCCAGTTCGAGATCGACGACGAAGCGGCCGCGTTCGCCTACGCCGAAGAGCAGTCGCGCGGATTCACCAGTCGACTCGCGGTGGCGAACCTCGCCAGCAATACGTTCGACATCGTGTGTCTAGCGATGCGCGACCACGATGCCAAAGGCGCCGTGCGCGTCTACTCGAAAACCTTTGCTTACGATGACCATCGGCGTGTCAGCGGCGGTCCCGTAGTGGGGATTGACGCAATGCGAACTGGTATCGCAATGCTCTGCGAGCAGTACCCGCAGCTCGAATGGCGCACGATGGCTGTTCGGGGCGAACTCTTGGAGTTGCGCTGGGCTCGCCAGTGGGACGACGCAGGAAACGAAACCTCGGGTCTGATGGTGATCGAGGTGAACCGCAGCGGGCAGATCGTCTATCAAGGCCGTTTCGACGAGGACGACTTCGACAGCGCAATTCAGGAGCTCGACCGCCGCTATTTTGCCGGAGAAGGCGCGGCGTTCGCCGAGAACGGAATACCCTCGAGCGAAGCACCGCGTGCTATGGACCGCAACGACTTCGGCCTGCTATTCGGCGAACTATGCGCGCCTGACCTCATTGTGGAGAGCCGGTCGAGTAGAGCGTTTCCGCATAGATCAGCCGCTGAACTTCGCCGCGGTTTCGAGGAGCTGAACAAGTTCGTCGCTTCCAAGCGAACATGGAACTCGGCGTGTGCTTGGTTGTCCCCCACCGTCAGCGTGATCCGCCTCGAACGGGAGGCGATCGGACACGACGGCGAGACGTACGAATGGGCGATGCTTCTGGCGGCCGAACATGCCGACGGTCGACTGATCACCCTGTGCGAGTTCGATCCCGATGACGAGGCGAGCGCGTTCGAATACGCCGAAGTAAAGGTCCGGGCGCAAGCCGGCCGACTTGTCGTGGCCAACAAGGCCAGCGAAACACTACATACATTGCAACGCGCGATGCAGGCGCACGACATCGAGACCAGCACCAGCTGTTACTCGGAGATCTACGATTACGACGATCACCGGACGATCAGTGGCGGAGCGATCGACAGCCGCGAGGCGATGCGGGCCGCGATATTGCACGTCTTCGACCAGTACACCGATTTCGAGCATCGCGTTCTCGCAGTCCGGGGAGAACGCGCGGTGCTGTTCTGGAGCAAGTGGTCGGACGCCAACGGCAACGAGACCGTCGGCCTGTTCGTTCACGAATGCGAATACGACGGACGCATCACACATACCGCCCGCTTCGACGAAAACGACTTCGATGCTGCGTATCGCGAGCTTGACCAGCGGTACTACGCCGGTGAAGGCGCAGAGTTCGCCGAATGGGGCAACCTGGCCACCGAATGGGTCGCTGCCGTCAATCGCGGCGACTTCGAAAAAGCCTTTGGCGAGCTCACCGCGCCTGGCGCCCAGATGGAAAGCCGCTCGCGCTCGCCGTTCCCAGACCCCACCGTCAGCGACCTCGGTGTCAGTTATCAGGACCTAACTACCATGGTCGCGTCGATGCGGACTTGGCTTTCGATCGGACACTGGCTATCGCATAATCTTTGGATCGCACGATTCGAGCGCGAGGCGATTGGGCACCATGGCGAGCAGTACTCGTGGACATGGATTGTCGTGGGCGAAGCTCGGAATGGACAATTTGTTTCGAGTTGCATCTTCGATATCGAGGACGAAGATGCCGCATTCGCCTACGCAGAGGAGCGGATGCGGACCCCTGCAAGTCGCATCGGAGTTACGAATCGAAGTGTCCAAACAGCTGACATGCTCTATCGAGCCCTGAACGCCCACGACATTGATGAAGTTCTGAAGCACTGTGCGGAGCCGTTCACGTACGACGATCGTCGGCGACTCACTGGTGATCCCATCGATGGCAGGGCTGAAGTCCGAGCTGCGTTTGAACGAGTATTGGCCCAGTACAGCCATTTCGAGAGCCGAATCTTGGCGGTGCGAGGTGACCGCCTACATCTGCACTGGGGGCGTTGGTCGGATGACTCAGGGAACGAGTCGGCCGCTCTTCACGTTTTCGAGACAGACGGCAACGGACGACAGGTCTACGAGGGCCGCTTCGACGAAGACGATTTCGAAGGCGCCTATTGCGAACTCGAGAAGCGTTTCATCGCCGGCGAGGGGGCTGCATACGCGACGCCGATCACGGTCTCTATGAACTGGATAACCGCGCTGAATCGCGGCGAAGTCGACCGGATGCTGACCGAGTTCTGCACACCCGATGTGCGGTTTCAATCTCGTTCTCGCTCAGCCTTTCCGGAGCGCTCAGGCGCTGAGCTCGGTGCAAGCCTGCGCGAGCTCGGCGCGATGGTTTCATCTGTGCGCACCTGGAACTCGGCCGTCCACTGGATGTCGCCGGACTGTGCCGTCGTTCGCATGCAGCGCGAAGCGCAGGGCCTCGATGACGAGCGATACAACTGGACGCGGATCTACGTCGCCGAGTTCAGGAGCGGGTTACTGGCCTCGCTGTGTGAGTTCGAACTCGAGGATGAAGAAGCGGCGTTCGCCTACGCCGAGGAACGCCGGCGGGCATCCACCAGTCGCCTGGCGGTCACCAACCGGTCGTCCGACGTCGTGCGCGCCATAGTCGGTGCGGCCACCGCTCAAGATATCGACGCCATACTCGCCCATTACTCAGAACGGTTCGAGTATGGCGACCACAGACGCCTGCTCGGACACCCCGTGCACGGACTCTCCGCACTGCGGGAAGCTTTCGAGCGAATCTTGTTGCAGTACACCCATTCCGAGTGGCGCACGCTGGCAGTGCGCGGTGACACCCTGAGCTTCCACTGGAGCCGTTGGTCCGACGATTCCGGGAACGAAACCGCTTACCTGCACGTCTTCGAGATCGGTGATGACGGGCTCATCGTGTACGAGGGCCGATTCGATGAGGAGGACTTCGAGGGCGCTTGCCGCGAGCTCGAGCGCCGCTATTACGCCGGCGAAGGCGCCGCCTTCGCTGTGCCCGGCGTGACGGCGACCGAGTTCGAGATGGCCTTGAACGCACGCGATTACGACCGGATGTTCGACGAGCTGGCGGCACCTGACATGCGGCTGGTGAACCGATCCCGCTCCGTCTTCGGAGATCGCTCGAGCGCGGAGTTCCGTGCCAGCATCGAGGAATTGGATTCGATGATCTCCTCGGTCAGGACATGGAACTCCGCTGCGCGCTGGCTGTCACCGAATTGGAGCATCGCTCGTCAGGAGCGGGAAGCCGTCGGGATCGACGGTGAACAATTCGCGTGGACTCGGATCTATGTCGCCGAGATCCGCGACGGTCGCATGGCGTCACTATGCCAATTCGAGCCCGACGACGAAGCGGCGGCGTTCGCGTACGCCGAAGAGCGCATCCGTGCATCGACCAGTCGCCTGGCGGTCACCAATCGGTCTTGTGAATCAGCTGTCGCCATGACGAGCGCCATGCACGACCAGGACATCGACGGCATCATGAGCTTGCTGTCGGAACACTTGGAGTACGACGATCGCCGACAACTGTCGGGCGGTCCGATCGTCAGTCGCGGCGAGTTCCGCGCCGCGTTCGAGCGAATCCTGCAGCAGTACAGTCGCTTCGAAGCGCGCATCCTCGCGGTTCGCGGTGACCGCCTCAACCTGAACTGGAGCAGCTGGTCTGATATCTCGGGCAACGAGACGAGTTACTTGCACGTGTTCGAGATCGGCGACGATGGTCGCCAGATCTACGAGGGCAGATTCGACGAAGAGAACTTCGAAGGCGCGTACCGCGAGCTTGAGGAGCGCTTCTACGCCGGGGAGGGCGCAGAGTTCGCCGAAGCGGGCAATATGTTGACCGACTTTACGATCGCGGCGAATCAGGGCGATTTCGACCGAATCTTCGGAGATCTCAGCAGCCCCGACTTTCATGTCGACAACCGCACGCGCTCAGGTTTCCCCGACCGCCCTAGCGCTCAATTCCGTGCCAGCTTGGATGAGCTGAGGAACATGGTCACCTCCCTTCGAACATGGAGCTCCGCCGTCTGCTGGGTCTCATCGAGCTGGCTCGTCTTCCGACTCGAACGCGAAGCACTCGGGCGCGATGGAGAGCGGTTCTCCTGGACACGCGTCGTCGCCAGCGAGATCAACGATGGCCGGGTCGCCTCCATGTGCGCTTTCGAACCCGAGGATGAGGACCAAGCGTTCGCCTACGCCGAGGAGCGCGCGCAAGCGGCCGCCAGCCGCCTGGCTGTGACCAACCGTGCCAGCGAAAGAAGCCACGCGGCAAGGCAAGCAGCGCAAGCGCGCGATGTCGATGCGATGGTCGACTGCTATGTCGAAAGCTTCGTCTACGACGACCGACGGCGGCTGAGTGGAAATCCTCTGGGTGACCGGCGATCGGCCGCTGAAGGCATCCTGGCGCAGTACGCCCAATTCGACGGACGCACACTAGCGGTGCGGGGCGACCGACTCTGCCTGAGCTGGAGCCGGTGGCGCAATGACGAGGGCTTCGAGACGGAGTACCTCATCGTGCACGAGGTCGACGACAGCGGGCGTTTCGTCTACGAGGGTCGCTTCGACGAGGACGACTTCGAAGGCGCGTATCGAGAGCTCACACGCCGCCACTATGAAGGCGAGGGAGCCGGGATCGCTGAAACCGGTCGTTTGGCGGACGACTTGACGACTGCAATGGACCGCGGCGAATTCGACCGAATATTGACCGAGCTCGCCCTTCCCGAGTTCCGCCTGGAGAATCGGTCGCGGTCGATCTTCCCAGACCGCTCGGCGCCCGAGATGATTGCGGGCTTCGAAGAGATCGGCCGCATGGTGGTGTCGACGCGGACGTGGAATTCGGCGGTGTGCTGGCTGTCGCCATCGGTCCTCATCGGCGGCTTCGAGCGGGAAGCCATCGGAGCGGATGGCGAACGCTATGCGTGGGGCGGCATCAATGTTGCGGTCCAGCGCGACGGGAGGTTCGCGTCAGTATGCCTATTCGACGCCGGCGACGAGGCGGCCGCCTTCGCCTACGCCGAGGAATGCGTGCGCCAGGAGCAGCAGCGCTAG